The nucleotide sequence GCCGTCGGGCTCGTTCAAGCTGCGCGGCATCGGCGCCGTCTGCGAAGCGCGGCACGCGGCCGGCGCGCGGCGCTTCGTGTCGTCGTCGGGCGGCAACGCGGGCATCGCGGTCGCGTATTGCGGCCGCGAGCTCGGCGTGCCGGTGCTCGTCGTCGTACCGGAAAGCGCGTCGGCCCGTGCACGCGAGCTGATCCGCGTCGAGGGTGCCGAGCTCGTCGTGCACGGGGCGAGCTGGGCCGAGGCGAATGCGTTCGCGCAGTCGGCGCTCGGCGAGCATGATGCGTTCGTGCATCCGTTCGACGATCGCGTGCTGTGGCAGGGCCACGCGACGATGATCGACGAGATGGCGGCGGCCGGCCCGAAGCCCGACGCGATCGTGCTCGCGGTCGGCGGCGGCGGGCTGCTGTGTGGCGTGCTCGAAGGGCTGGCGCGCAACGGCTGGCACGACGTGCCGGTGGTCGCGGCCGAAACGGAAGGCGCCGACTGCTATGCGCGCTCACTCGCGCAGGGGCATGGGGTCGAATTGCCGGCAATCACGAGCATCGCGACGTCGCTCGGCGCGAAGCGGCCGTGCGACGCGGCGGTCGAGTGGGCCGCGCGACACGAGATTCACCCGGTTGTCGTGTCCGATGCCGAGGCGGTGGCCGCCTCGCTGCGTTTCCTCGACGAGCACCGGATCGTCGTCGAGCCCGCGTGCGGCGCCGCGCTGGCCGCGCTCGAGCGGCCAGTGGCCGGGCTCGCGTCGGCGAAGGAGATCGCCGTGATCGTCTGCGGCGGCGTGACGGCGACCGTCGAGCAGATGCAGACGCTGCATGCGACGTTGCGGTAGGTGGGGGCGGCCGGCGCTAGCCGGCCTGTCGGATGACGGCCGGACGGCAGTCGATCCCGGCGAACGTCGGCATCGGCTACGCATACACCGTCGCGAAGCATCGAAGCAACGTCAGCGACACAACGGGTATGCAGCCGGCGGCGCGGAGATTCCCGTGATGAATGAGGGAGAAGTGTGCGTATCGTCGCGCGGCGCCGGATATGGCCGCGCGACGATACGGACGGCCGGTCAGTGTGCGGCCGGTGCGCTCGCGCCGGACGGTGCGGACGAGGCGACGGGGTTGGCGGCGGCAGGCGCGGGCGATGCGCTCGACGGTGCCGATGCCGACACGGGAGCCGAAGCGGTGGGTGTCGGCGCCGGTGCGACCGGTGTCGGTGTTGTGGCGGCCGGTGTCGATGCCGGGCCGGAAGCCGGCACGGGAGCCGAAACCGGCACGGACGCCGATCCGGACGCCGGAGCGGGCGTCGACGACGCGGCCGCTGCAGGCGCCCCACCCGAAGCCGATACCGCCCCCGCACCCGACGCCGCCGCCGGCGCGGCAGCCCGCATCGCCGCCGGCGCAACCACGGCCGACGCGGCGGCCGGCACGGCGTTCGCCCCCGACTCGGGCGCGACCGCCGGCAACGAAAGCGGCACCGGCGCCGCGGGCGGCGTCGGCACGACCGGGGTCGTCATCTTCATCGGCTCGCCTTGCGGCGTCGGCGCGGGTTCGGGCAGCGGCGCGACGGGTTCCTTCTCGGCGGCCTTGACGGTCGCGCGGTCGCGGCGGGCCGGGTCGATCTTCAGGAAATGCTCGACGAGATTGAAAAAGCGCTCATAGAACACGCCGGCGGGAATCGTCTCGCTGGCGGTCTTGACGAGCGCGTCGTCGCTCGACCCGATCGGCAGCGACAGCGAGCCGAACACGCTCAAGCCGACACTGGCCGACGTATTCGACTTCTTCAGCGTATAGCGATCCTGCACCGCGTTCACGTACGCGATGCTCGACGTGCCGTCCGCGTTCGCGTCCGCGCACACGACGTGAAACTCGATCACGACGTGCATGTCGTTGTTCGGCTGGAAATTCTTGCTGCCGTCGACCGCATCGTTGCGCGACGACGACACCACATAGCCCTGGCTCAGCAGCGCGCGCCGCGCGGCCTCGCAGGCTGCGTCGGATTTCGAGTGGAACGTATGCGCGTACGGGCTGCTGGTCGCGTCGAACTGTTCCTGCTGGTAGATCGGCTTGGGCGGCGACGAGCACGCCGCCAGCACGGTCGCGGCCGCGAGCGCGCACGAAACGGAAAACAGGCGAAATCGGTTGTGCATGGCGTCTTTCAGAAGGCTTGGCGAGAGGCCGCGCAACGGCGGTGCCTGGATGAAGCGCGCGGCAATCTCGTAAGGCCGGGGCGTCATTATAGTTTCCTTTGATGTCGCGCTCGCTTCAGTCGGCCGAAGCGCCGCGTGCCGCGGCCAGCAATTGCGACGTCAGCGGATGGTGTTCGCCGCGCCGCGAGCGGATCGCGTGGATCTCCTCGGTCACGTCGCCGGCACGCCCGAGCCGGCGCAACCCGCGCAGCAGCGACGCGTCGTTCGCGCCGAGTTCGCTCAACGGGAACACGCCGAGGCCGCGCGCCGCGAACACGGCCATCAGCGCGCTGTCCTCGAATTCTCCGGCCACGCGCGGCACGATCCGTTCACCTTCCAGCCACAGGTCGAGGCGCGCGCGCAGCGCGGAATGCGCGGTCGGCAACAGCACGGGCAGGTCGGCGAGGCACTGCGGAAAGTGCTGCCGCGCGGCCGGCGTGACGAGCGCCGCGGGGCCATACCAGTCGACCGGCGACGCGACGAGGCGCTCGCTCGTCACCCGCAGGTTCGAGCCGGACGGCGCGCCCTGGCCCGCCAGCACCAGATCGAGATGATGCAGCGCCAGCTCCGCGAGCAGCGCATCGTGCTCGCCTTCGTGGCACAGCAGCCGCAGCGTGGGCGTATCCAGCACGGGTGCAAGGAGCGCGTGCGCGGCGAGCTTGGAGATGCCGTCCGCGAGGCCGACCGCGAGCCGCACGGTCGGCTGGCTGGCCGCCGCGCGCACTTCGTCGGGGATCAGCCGCCCCATCTCGAAGATCACCTCCGCGCGCGCAAACGCGGCCTGGCCGGCGTCGGTCATCGTGACGCCGCGCCCGGCCGGGCGCAATAACTGGTGCCCGAGCGCTTTTTCGAGCTCGCGCACCTGCGCGCTGATGGTCTGCACGGCCATGTCGAGCCGCGCGGCCGCGCGCGCGAAGCCGCCTTCCTTCACGACGACCCAGAAGTAGTACAGATGTCGGAAATTGAGCATCGGAGCGAAATTTCGGAAAAACCGAACCAAAATTCAGATTCTCTCTGATTTTTCCGAAGTTCGGGGCGGCCTATGATCGGGCTTTCCACTTTCGTATCGGCCCATCTCATGGACTACCTGCTGACGCTTGCCGTTGACCCCGCCGTCTGGGCGGCGCTCCTGACGCTCGTCGTGATGGAAGTCGTGCTCGGCATCGACAACCTGATCTTCATCTCGATCCTCAGCAACAAGCTGCCCGAAGCGCAGCGCGCCCGCACGCAGCGCCTCGGCATCGCGCTCGCGCTGGTGATGCGCCTCGCGCTGCTCGGCAGCGTCGCATGGATCGCGAGCCTCACCGAACCCGTGTTCACGCTGCTCGACCATGCGTTCTCGTGGCGTGAC is from Burkholderia sp. HI2500 and encodes:
- a CDS encoding DUF2242 domain-containing protein, whose translation is MHNRFRLFSVSCALAAATVLAACSSPPKPIYQQEQFDATSSPYAHTFHSKSDAACEAARRALLSQGYVVSSSRNDAVDGSKNFQPNNDMHVVIEFHVVCADANADGTSSIAYVNAVQDRYTLKKSNTSASVGLSVFGSLSLPIGSSDDALVKTASETIPAGVFYERFFNLVEHFLKIDPARRDRATVKAAEKEPVAPLPEPAPTPQGEPMKMTTPVVPTPPAAPVPLSLPAVAPESGANAVPAAASAVVAPAAMRAAAPAAASGAGAVSASGGAPAAAASSTPAPASGSASVPVSAPVPASGPASTPAATTPTPVAPAPTPTASAPVSASAPSSASPAPAAANPVASSAPSGASAPAAH
- a CDS encoding LysR family transcriptional regulator, which codes for MLNFRHLYYFWVVVKEGGFARAAARLDMAVQTISAQVRELEKALGHQLLRPAGRGVTMTDAGQAAFARAEVIFEMGRLIPDEVRAAASQPTVRLAVGLADGISKLAAHALLAPVLDTPTLRLLCHEGEHDALLAELALHHLDLVLAGQGAPSGSNLRVTSERLVASPVDWYGPAALVTPAARQHFPQCLADLPVLLPTAHSALRARLDLWLEGERIVPRVAGEFEDSALMAVFAARGLGVFPLSELGANDASLLRGLRRLGRAGDVTEEIHAIRSRRGEHHPLTSQLLAAARGASAD
- a CDS encoding pyridoxal-phosphate dependent enzyme, with amino-acid sequence MPLHIPTPYLCSPIASRRLGRTIRLKLDALQPSGSFKLRGIGAVCEARHAAGARRFVSSSGGNAGIAVAYCGRELGVPVLVVVPESASARARELIRVEGAELVVHGASWAEANAFAQSALGEHDAFVHPFDDRVLWQGHATMIDEMAAAGPKPDAIVLAVGGGGLLCGVLEGLARNGWHDVPVVAAETEGADCYARSLAQGHGVELPAITSIATSLGAKRPCDAAVEWAARHEIHPVVVSDAEAVAASLRFLDEHRIVVEPACGAALAALERPVAGLASAKEIAVIVCGGVTATVEQMQTLHATLR